The Stigmatella aurantiaca DW4/3-1 genome contains the following window.
GTTGGAGAGCTGGAGGTTGTACTCCTCGGTGCCGCGCTCGTCGGCGTGGCCCTGCAGGGTGATGCGGCCCGAGGAGGCCTTGATGCAGTCGGCCAGCGCCGACAGCCGGCTCTGGGCCTCGGAGGACAGCGAGGCCTCGTTGAAGCCAAAGCCCACCGGCTCCCAGTTGCACGCGTCGGCCTGCGCCGTCACGCACTTGCCGCTCTTGCACTCCTGGCCCTCGCCGCAGTCGCTGCTGCTGGAGCAGGTATCGGACGGGGCCTGGCACCGGCCGCGCTCGCACTTGCCGCCGCTGGGGCACTGGCTGTCCGCCTTGCACTGGGCATCAGCGCACTTGCCCACTTCGCAGATCCGCCCCGCGCCACACTGGGTATCGGTGGTGCACTCCGGAGGCTTGGGCACGCACTTGTTGGCCTGGCAGGTGAAACCCTCCTTGCAGTTGGCATCCGTGGCACATTCCTGGCACTGGCCCTGAACGCATACCTCGCCCTTCTCCTGGCACTGCTCGTCCTTGTCGCAGTTGGGGTACGCCTTAGGACAGCCGGTGAGCACAGCCACGGCGAGGGCGAACCCCGCCACCATCGAGATCCGACGCATCATTCACTCCAGAATCCGGTCAATGCCCGTCTTGGTTCTGACGGGTTCCCCGGCTCGCGTGTAGTCGTAGCAAGCCACTGAGTCAAAGCAATTTGTCCCGGTCAGGATCTTCCCCACCGGGAGCCATGGGAATCATTGAATCGCCAATCTGTTTCCCGGACAGTGTGGCGCGATGGCTACACCCTCAGGCTATCGAGGTCTCCGCCCATGCCCGCGTCTGTCCTCATCGTCGATGACGAGAAGAACATCCTG
Protein-coding sequences here:
- a CDS encoding OmpA family protein encodes the protein MRRISMVAGFALAVAVLTGCPKAYPNCDKDEQCQEKGEVCVQGQCQECATDANCKEGFTCQANKCVPKPPECTTDTQCGAGRICEVGKCADAQCKADSQCPSGGKCERGRCQAPSDTCSSSSDCGEGQECKSGKCVTAQADACNWEPVGFGFNEASLSSEAQSRLSALADCIKASSGRITLQGHADERGTEEYNLQLSNSRASAVKRYLTTLGVPANRLATVGYGETRPLNSASDEEAWAQNRRVEFQR